A single window of bacterium DNA harbors:
- the fliS gene encoding flagellar export chaperone FliS, which produces MSLNTQHAHAAYQQGQVNASNPVRIIVLLYDGAIRFTRRGYEHFDDPAVRGQVLGRAHAIVSELQLALNRDEGAEVAANLDRLYRYILDNLLQANIDGARDSLLSVIDVMETLVSGWREVEVKHRTQEQGV; this is translated from the coding sequence ATGAGTCTGAATACACAGCACGCACATGCGGCATACCAGCAAGGTCAGGTCAACGCTTCCAATCCGGTGCGTATCATCGTTCTGCTCTACGATGGAGCCATTCGCTTCACGCGGAGAGGCTATGAACATTTTGATGACCCGGCGGTTCGAGGGCAGGTGCTTGGACGCGCGCACGCAATCGTGTCTGAGTTGCAGCTCGCTCTGAACCGAGACGAAGGTGCAGAAGTGGCCGCCAATCTGGATCGTCTCTACCGCTATATCCTCGACAATCTCCTCCAGGCGAATATTGACGGGGCTCGTGACAGTCTCCTGTCGGTGATCGATGTCATGGAGACACTGGTTTCGGGTTGGCGCGAAGTTGAAGTGAAGCACCGGACCCAGGAGCAGGGTGTTTGA